The following coding sequences are from one Panicum hallii strain FIL2 chromosome 5, PHallii_v3.1, whole genome shotgun sequence window:
- the LOC112892862 gene encoding uncharacterized protein LOC112892862, translated as MARYENDAKVMTAFKRHHWWRAVRHEPKWAAKHDPGSGSDMESQDLRRACSEIANKLEKLVTAGATTTSNPRPDVAATASAAKAAAGSDQQGAVETVRCACCSVGEDCTAAYIRGVRASFCGDWLCGLCAEAVKERARRDPAGGVAAALGAHEAECRDFNATTRLNPTLSLAGSMRRIARRSLDRRTASCQERGSATASRAAALARSASCDPRFLADVVDEASGDRRI; from the exons ATGGCGAGGTACGAGAACGACGCGAAAGTGATGACAGCATTCAAACGCCATCATTGGTGGAGAGCTGTTCGCCACGAACCCAAGTGGGCAGCGAAACATGATCCTGGCAGTGGATCCGAT ATGGAGAGCCAAGATCTGCGACGGGCCTGCTCGGAAATCGCAAACAAGCTGGAGAAACTCGTCACGGCAGGCGCTACGACGACCAGCAACCCACGCCCCGACGTCGCCGCGACCGCCTCAGCGGCCAAGGCTGCCGCCGGCTCCGATCAGCAGGGGGCGGTGGAGACGGTGCGCTGCGCGTGCTGCAGCGTGGGCGAAGACTGCACGGCGGCGTACATCCGCGGCGTGCGCGCGTCCTTCTGCGGCGACTGGCTGTGCGGGCTGTGCGCGGAGGCCGTGAAGGAGCGCGCGCGCCGCGACCCggccggcggcgtggcggcggcgctgggcgcccACGAGGCGGAGTGCAGGGACTTCAACGCGACCACGAGGCTGAACCCGACGCTGTCCCTGGCCGGCTCCATGCGCCGCATCGCGCGCAGGAGCCTGGACCGGAGGACGGCGTCGTGCCAGGAGCGCGGCAGCGCGACGGCgtccagggcggcggcgctcgcgagGTCCGCCAGCTGCGACCCGCGGTTCCTGGCCGATGTGGTGGACGAAGCTTCCGGGGACCGGCGCATATGA
- the LOC112894431 gene encoding cytosolic sulfotransferase 5-like, translated as MDSGAAHEEEDAAAQQQGAAPATAAPPSPPAQEEVAPALESLPLETRCPPFPLRQLNGFWLPEITLAAGVPALRARFTPRPTDVLLASFPKSGTTWLKALAFAARNRAAHPPSDPDRHPLRRSNPHDLVRFLEVEFALAGEHAGGALGDEFEALPSPRTLATHLPYSLLPERVRSECRIVYVCRDPKDALVSTWLFTRKAAPAFGADAEGFAFREAFELFCEGRSICGPQWRHVREYWEESVRRPGGVLFLRYEEMLLAPRSSLRKLAEFMGCGFSGEEEEEGGAVDAIVELCSLGGLKSAEVNRSGSGKLPIDNKAFFRKGGAGNWRNHMTPEMARRLDRIVDDALRGSGFAFAGSA; from the coding sequence ATGGATTCCGGGGCGGcgcacgaggaggaggacgccgccGCGCAGCAGCAAGGCGCAGCACCGGCGACGGCGGCTCCGCCTTCCCCGCCCGCACAGGAGGAGGTGGCTCCGGCGCTGGAGTCGCTGCCCCTGGAGACCCGGTGCCCGCCGTTCCCGCTCCGCCAGCTCAACGGCTTCTGGCTTCCCGAGATCACGCTGGCGGCGGGCGTCCCCGCCTTGCGCGCCCGCTTCACGCCGCGGCCCACGGACGTGCTGCTGGCGAGCTTCCCCAAGTCCGGCACCACGTGGCTCAAGGCCCTCGCCTTCGCCGCGCGGAACCGCGCCGCGCACCCGCCGTCCGACCCCGACCGCCACCCGCTCCGCCGCAGCAACCCCCACGACCTCGTCAGGTTCCTCGAGGTGGAGTTCGCGCTCGCGGGAGAGCACGCCGGCGGCGCCCTCGGGGACGAGTTCGAGGCGCTCCCTTCCCCGCGCACGCTCGCCACCCACCTTCCCTACTCCCTGCTGCCGGAGCGGGTCAGGTCCGAGTGCCGGATCGTCTACGTCTGCCGGGACCCCAAGGACGCGCTCGTCTCCACGTGGCTGTTCACCAggaaggcggcgccggcgttcGGCGCCGACGCGGAGGGCTTCGCGTTCCGGGAGGCGTTCGAGCTCTTCTGCGAGGGCCGGTCGATCTGCGGCCCGCAGTGGCGGCACGTCCGCGAGTACTGGGAGGAGAGCGTGCGGAGGCCCGGCGGGGTGCTGTTCCTCCGGTACGAGGAGATGCTGCTCGCGCCGCGGAGCAGCCTCAGGAAGCTGGCCGAGTTCATGGGGTGCGGCTtctccggcgaggaggaggaagagggaggGGCGGTGGACGCCATCGTGGAGCTGTGCAGCCTGGGCGGGCTGAAGAGCGCCGAGGTGAACCGGAGTGGAAGCGGCAAGCTGCCCATCGACAACAAGGCCTTCTTCCGGAAGGGCGGCGCCGGGAACTGGCGCAACCACATGACGCCGGAGATGGCGCGGAGGCTGGATCGGATCGTCGACGATGCGCTACGAGGATCTGGGTTTGCCTTCGCCGGGTCAGCGTGA
- the LOC112893362 gene encoding homeobox-leucine zipper protein HOX29-like, giving the protein MVTAKEAAAAMDPSKYVRYTPEQVEALERLYYECPKPSSLRRQQLVRDCPVLANVDPKQIKVWFQNRRCREKQRKESSRLQALNRKLTAMNKLLMEENDRLQKQVSQLVYENGYYRQQTQSAGLTTTDTSCESVVTSGQQNVAAAQPQAQPRDASPAGLMSIAEETLTEFLSKATGTAVEWVQMPGMKPGPDSIGIIAISHGCAGVAARACGLVGMEPAKVAEILKDRPLWLRDCRSMEVVNVLPAGNNGTIELLYMQLYAPTTLAPARDFWLLRYTSILDDGSLVVCERSLSSKQGGPSMPLVQPFIRGEMLPSGFLIRPSDGGGSIIHIVDHMDLEPWSVPEVVRPLYESSPMVAQKTSMAALRYLRQVAHEDTHSVITGWGRQPAALRALSQKLTRGFNEALNGLADDGWSVIESDGVDDVCISVNSSPSRVINCNAAFNNGLPIVSSSVLCAKASMLLQDVSPPALLRFMREQRSQWADSNLDAFFASAMKPNFCNLPMSRLGGFSGQVILPLAHTFDPEEFLEVIKLGNASTYQDTLMHRDLFLLQMYNGVDENTVGTCSELIFAPIDASFSDDSPLLPSGFRIIPIDSPLDTPSPKCTLDLASTLEVGTPRRRIHGAGGSGNAACAGSKAVMTIAFQFAFESHLQDSVVAMARQYMRSIIASVQRIALALSSSRLVPQAGGISHAPAAAAAATPEAATLSRWICQSYRFHFGAELIKSADASGCEAGLKALWHHASAILCCSLKAMPVFTFANQSGLDMLETTLVALQDITLEKVFDEQGRKNLCAELPGVMEQGFACIPGGLCVSGLGRPVSYEKALAWKVLDDDSGAHCICFMFVNWSFVASM; this is encoded by the exons ATGGTGACGGCgaaggaggccgcggcggccatGGACCCGAGCAAGTACGTGCGGTACACTCCGGAGCAGGTGGAGGCGCTGGAGCGGCTCTACTACGAGTGCCCCAAGCCGAGCTCGCTGCGCCGCCAGCAGCTCGTCCGCGACTGCCCCGTCCTCGCCAACGTCGACCCCAAGCAGATCAAAGTCTGGTTCCAGAACCGCAG GTGCCGGGAGAAGCAGCGGAAGGAGTCGTCACGGTTGCAGGCGCTGAACCGGAAGCTGACGGCCATGAACAAGCTGCTCATGGAGGAGAACGACCGCCTGCAGAAGCAGGTCTCGCAGCTCGTCTACGAGAACGGCTACTACCGCCAGCAGACGCAGAGC GCGGGGCTGACGACGACGGACACGAGCTGCGAGTCAGTAGTCACCAGCGGCCAGCAGAacgtggcggcggcgcaaccGCAGGCTCAGCCGCGCGACGCGAGCCCTGCTGG GTTGATGTCCATAGCGGAGGAGACATTGACGGAGTTTCTGTCCAAGGCCACCGGGACCGCCGTCGAGTGGGTCCAGATGCCTGGGATGAAG CCTGGTCCGGATTCCATTGGAATCATTGCCATCTCGCATGGCTGTGCGGGTGTCGCTGCGCGAGCTTGCGGCCTCGTGGGCATGGAGCCTGCGAAA GTTGCTGAAATCCTCAAGGATCGGCCGTTGTGGCTACGCGATTGCCGTTCCATGGAAGTGGTGAATGTTCTGCCTGCCGGTAACAATGGCACAATTGAGCTTCTCTACATGCAG CTCTATGCTCCCACGACACTGGCACCAGCGCGTGACTTCTGGCTGCTGCGGTACACTTCCATTCTTGATGATGGAAGTTTAGTG GTGTGTGAAAGGTCACTCAGTAGCAAGCAAGGTGGCCCAAGCATGCCTCTTGTCCAGCCTTTTATCAGGGGTGAGATGCTTCCTAGTGGGTTCTTGATCCGGCCTAGCGATGGTGGAGGCAGTATCATACACATAGTTGATCATATGGACTTAGAG CCTTGGAGCGTGCCTGAAGTTGTGCGCCCACTTTACGAATCCTCTCCAATGGTTGCCCAGAAGACGTCTATGGCG GCTTTGCGCTATCTGAGGCAGGTTGCACATGAAGATACCCATTCTGTAATAACTGGATGGGGACGGCAGCCTGCTGCTTTACGGGCTCTGAGCCAAAAGCTCACCAG AGGTTTCAATGAAGCTCTCAATGGGCTTgctgatgatggatggtctgTGATTGAAAGCGATGGTGTTGATGATGTTTGTATCTCAGTTAACTCATCCCCGAGTAGAGTTATCAACTGCAATGCAGCTTTCAATAATGGACTGCCCATAGTCAGTAGCAGTGTTCTCTGTGCAAAGGCATCTATGCTGCTGCAG GATGTTTCTCCGCCAGCGCTCCTACGGTTTATGAGGGAACAGCGGTCACAATGGGCTGACAGTAATTTAGATGCATTCTTTGCTTCTGCAATGAAACCTAATTTCTGCAATTTGCCTATGTCTCGCCTTGGAGGATTCAGTGGTCAGGTCATACTTCCTTTAGCCCACACATTTGACCCTGAAGAA TTCCTCGAAGTCATCAAATTAGGAAATGCCAGTACTTACCAAGATACACTCATGCATCGTGATCTGTTTCTGTTGCAG ATGTACAACGGTGTAGATGAGAACACCGTAGGCACATGTTCAGAGCTCATCTTTGCACCTATAGATGCATCATTCAGCGACGACTCCCCTCTCCTGCCTTCTGGTTTCCGCATCATTCCCATCGACTCTCCTCTT GACACACCTAGCCCCAAGTGCACGTTGGACCTGGCCTCCACCCTCGAGGTTGGCACGCCTCGGAGAAGGATACATGGTGCTGGTGGTTCCGGAAACGCTGCTTGCGCCGGCTCCAAGGCTGTCATGACGATCGCGTTCCAGTTTGCGTTCGAGAGCCACCTGCAGGACAGCGTCGTGGCCATGGCGAGGCAGTACATGCGCAGCATCATCGCGTCGGTTCAGAGGATCGCGCTGGCACTCTCATCGTCGCGCCTTGTTCCTCAGGCCGGCGGCATCAGCCacgctcctgccgccgccgccgccgctactccGGAGGCAGCAACGCTCTCCAGATGGATCTGCCAGAGTTACAG GTTTCATTTTGGGGCCGAGCTCATCAAATCTGCTGATGCCAGTGGCTGTGAAGCAGGGCTGAAAGCCCTGTGGCATCATGCCAGTGCTATACTCTGCTGCTCTTTAAAG GCCATGCCGGTGTTCACGTTCGCGAACCAGTCCGGGCTGGACATGCTGGAGACGACGCTGGTGGCGCTCCAGGACATCACCCTGGAGAAGGTGTTCGACGAGCAGGGGAGGAAGAACCTGTGCGCGGAGCTCCCCGGCGTCATGGAGCAGGGGTTCGCGTGCATCCCCGGCGGGCTGTGCGTGTCGGGCCTCGGCCGGCCGGTGTCGTACGAGAAGGCGCTGGCGTGGAAGGTGCTCGACGACGACAGCGGCGCGCACTGCATCTGCTTCATGTTCGTCAACTGGTCCTTCGTCGCATCGATGTAG
- the LOC112893363 gene encoding thioredoxin-related transmembrane protein 2-like — protein MEVATATEASAPAASGAAARQNHPFPWLEAAISEPYYFLHLLAFFSYFAARSAALAAADGGELHDRLLRREIQAVLVFLVLFVVKIVREETWETSIADSLLYAKGLLLAVTLVIDYWLALGYFLGFVVIYAVAQQPPYDGLGHSSHLTPLQLESLLTEEPTSRFWLVEFRTSFSATCIQASGVLPELSIIYSNKNISFGIIDLGHFPNAAAKFGISMWDHLPTYILFDKATEVARFPEVTSESKVFVPKVTKKLLCQHFDLDRRLIEYLST, from the exons ATGGAGGTTGCGACGGCGACGGaggcgtcggcgccggcggcgagcggcgccgcAGCGCGGCAGAACCACCCGTTCCCGTGGCTCGAAGCGGCCATCTCCGAGCCCTACTACTTCCTTCacctcctcgccttcttctcCTACTTCGCGGCCCGCAGTgcggcgctcgccgccgccgacggagGGGAGCTACACGACCGCCTACTCCGCCGG GAGATCCAGGCAGTGCTCGTGTTCCTCGTGCTCTTCGTAGTGAAG ATCGTGAGAGAGGAAACCTGGGAAACATCCATTGCTGATTCACTGCTCTATGCAAAG GGCTTATTGCTGGCAGTTACTTTGGTTATTGACTATTGGTTGGCCCTTGGCTACTTTCTGGGATTTGTTG TTATATATGCTGTAGCTCAACAACCACCTTATGATGGCCTAG GCCATTCAAGTCACTTGACCCCATTGCAACTTGAAAGTCTGCTAACTGAAGAGCCAACATCACGATTTTGGCTG GTTGAATTCCGAACTTCGTTTTCAGCAACGTGTATACAAGCAAGCGGTGTTCTGCCTGAACTCTCTATCAT ATACTCCAACAAGAACATCTCTTTTGGAATAATTGACCTTGGGCATTTTCCCAATGCTGCAGCAAAGTTTGGCATATCCATGTGGG ATCATCTTCCCACTTACATATTGTTTGACAAGGCAACTGAAGTTGCTCGGTTCCCGGAAGTAACAAGTGAATCAAAAGTATTTGTGCCAAAAGTTACTAAG AAACTTCTTTGCCAGCATTTTGATCTTGACAGACGATTGATTGAATACCTATCTACCT GA
- the LOC112896004 gene encoding nuclear pore complex protein NUP35-like: protein MSAARPDHRRHHPPFLRDLSSPISSSLRLPPASLRRETQASTPPPPPPLLSLDDLSHLSPSPQPATPPQATMTPSPPPPRGAGLFASPLRSNGSPAPSAWWSPSMEEKPREGSPMDGVIQNQQQSPTTPSGQQSQQQKVALITLPPPREVARPEMPRDSAPAAGQVDEEEWVTVFGFSPGDTNLVLREFEKCGVVLRHVPGPRDANWMHILYQSRHGAQKALAKHGQQLNSVLIIGVKPVDTWQRLYLNENTNENYQGSATVPFPSQPVAPSSFATRNSLAPLPGNSMPNGSCSKSGPGASGAIASPSKSVLSKVMDLMFGL, encoded by the exons ATGAGCGCCGCCAGGCCGGACCACCGGCGCCACCACCCGCCGTTCCTGCGCGACCTCTCGTCCCCCATATCCTCGTCGTTGCGGTTGCCTCCGGCCTCGCTCCGGCGCGAGACACAGGCCtccactccgccgccgcctcccccgctGCTCTCCCTCGATGACCTCTCCCacctctccccttccccgcagCCGGCCACGCCTCCTCAGGCGACGATGACcccgtcgcctccgccgccgcgtggCGCCGGCCTCTTCGCATCCCCTCTGCGTTCCAACGGCTCGCCCGCGCCCTCGGCTTGGTGGTCCCCCTCGATGGAAGAAAAGCCCAGGGAGGGATCGCCGATGGATGGCGTCATTCAGAACCAGCAGCAGTCCCCAACGACGCCGTCGGGGCAGCAGTCGCAGCAGCAGAAGGTTGCGCTGATCACGCTGCCTCCACCCCGGGAGGTGGCGCGGCCAGAGATGCCCAGGGATTCGGCGCCTGCTGCTGGCCAGGTTGACGAGGAGGAGTGGGTCACCGTTTTCGG ATTTTCGCCTGGTGATACTAACTTGGTGCTGCGAGAATTTGAGAAATGTGGGGTAGTCCTGAGACACGTGCCTGGTCCAAGGGATGCGAACTGGATGCATATCTTGTATCAG AGCCGGCATGGTGCACAGAAAGCACTTGCGAAACATGGGCAGCAGTTAAACAGTGTTCTTATTATTGGGGTGAAGCCAGTGGATACATGGCAGCGACTGTACCTGAATGAGAACACCAATGAGAACTATCAGGGCAGTGCAACAGTCCCATTTCCATCACAGCCTGTAGCACCAAGCAGCTTTGCGACGAGAAACTCACTAGCACCATTGCCTGGCAACTCGATGCCAAATGGCAGCTGCAGTAAGAGCGGTCCTGGTGCCTCTGGAGCCATTGCTTCACCTTCAAAGTCCGTCTTGTCCAAAGTCATGGACTTGATGTTTGGCCTTTAA